One genomic segment of Catalinimonas alkaloidigena includes these proteins:
- a CDS encoding DNA-binding domain-containing protein — MPIRFALYRNPFRKHQEELVARVVHHSCAGDKEVLDMMMLRNNGLTRSEVMAVLEEYTVALEYLLRDGYSIHTSLVKLEASIKGKFRGADDRFDPKRHKVCLNASPGKRLRKLLQGEKAYRQERSCPQPYIEDFKHFDSQLPAHSFLPGIPVRLTGSHLKINPEQEDEGIFLKAANNTVWKVSQLVTNFPGELLFMMPEDMPAGTYLVEVRCRVGNSTELRSDTYIHPLSCSPSAASE, encoded by the coding sequence ATGCCCATTCGTTTTGCGCTCTATCGCAATCCTTTCAGGAAGCACCAAGAAGAACTGGTAGCCCGGGTGGTGCATCATAGCTGTGCCGGTGATAAGGAGGTGCTGGACATGATGATGTTGCGCAATAACGGGCTCACCCGCTCGGAGGTGATGGCGGTACTGGAAGAATATACGGTAGCGCTGGAATACCTGCTCAGAGATGGCTATAGCATACACACTTCTTTGGTAAAGCTGGAGGCCAGCATCAAAGGGAAGTTCAGGGGTGCGGACGATCGTTTTGACCCTAAGCGCCATAAGGTCTGCCTGAATGCCAGCCCCGGTAAGCGCCTCCGCAAGCTGCTCCAGGGAGAAAAAGCCTATCGGCAGGAGCGTTCCTGCCCCCAACCTTACATAGAGGACTTTAAGCACTTTGACTCCCAGCTTCCAGCACATAGCTTTCTGCCCGGCATACCGGTTCGCCTTACAGGCAGCCATCTGAAAATCAATCCTGAGCAGGAGGATGAAGGCATCTTTCTGAAAGCAGCAAACAATACAGTATGGAAGGTAAGCCAGCTGGTGACCAACTTCCCCGGCGAGCTACTCTTCATGATGCCTGAGGATATGCCCGCCGGTACTTACCTGGTGGAAGTGCGCTGCCGGGTAGGCAACAGCACCGAGCTTCGCTCAGACACTTACATTCACCCTCTTAGTTGCTCCCCATCCGCAGCTTCCGAATAA